The Chitinophagales bacterium genome has a segment encoding these proteins:
- a CDS encoding response regulator transcription factor, which translates to MTIDKNNKSSNILLVEDDPALAFTIKDQLEEYGYTVKHCNNGIDAERTIFKNKFDMYLLDVMLPKKDGFTLAKELRDLQDNTPIIFLTAKELKEDIYKGFAAGGDDYITKPFEMQELIFRMEAILKRTRNKEPEIKVFNIGSYVLDAANLTLTLNDEEKQLTKKEAGLLEIMAKNINIPIKRETMLKKIWRDDSYFAGRSMDVYITKLRKYLKEDTSVEIQNVHGVGFKLVELEKNS; encoded by the coding sequence ATGACAATAGATAAGAACAATAAAAGTAGTAACATATTATTAGTAGAAGATGATCCAGCTTTAGCGTTCACAATAAAAGATCAGCTAGAAGAATATGGTTACACCGTAAAACATTGTAACAACGGAATAGATGCAGAAAGAACCATCTTTAAAAATAAATTCGATATGTATTTACTTGATGTAATGTTGCCAAAAAAAGATGGATTTACACTAGCCAAAGAACTTAGAGATTTACAGGACAACACACCAATTATATTTCTTACAGCCAAAGAGCTAAAAGAAGATATTTATAAAGGATTTGCTGCTGGTGGCGATGATTACATTACCAAACCATTCGAAATGCAAGAACTTATATTTAGAATGGAAGCCATTTTAAAAAGAACTAGAAATAAAGAACCAGAAATAAAAGTCTTTAATATAGGCAGTTATGTGTTAGATGCAGCCAATCTTACACTTACATTAAATGATGAAGAAAAACAACTCACCAAAAAAGAAGCTGGATTACTAGAAATAATGGCAAAAAACATCAACATACCAATAAAAAGAGAAACCATGCTTAAAAAAATATGGCGAGACGATAGTTATTTTGCAGGAAGAAGTATGGATGTATACATCACCAAACTAAGAAAATATTTAAAAGAAGATACTTCTGTAGAGATACAAAATGTACATGGCGTTGGTTTTAAACTAGTTGAATTAGAAAAAAACAGCTAA
- a CDS encoding HAMP domain-containing histidine kinase has protein sequence MNNKVIRNIIILAFISLTGIIFTQIFWVKQMLDLKENEFENNSLMALRGIALDIIKETNDDKVYFRIESPQINTKTIEFSEPIKIIDFLNVVLANYKQQKISSVIEYNIYSKNKQIEHRTLQLNKKYNSLKKVDYYFVDKIEIIYLKKISFYYDEDLRLLLFFSVVLIIVLGFFAYTINVILRQKQLSEIKTDFVNNMTHEFKTPIATIELSSNVLMKDDIINNPTRLKNYATIIRDENKRLKKQVEAVLQVSQLESKQIQLDLTNINLHEIITTVSKNFKPRLTELEGTLQLQLNATNCVIQGDEMHIKNIIFNLLDNAIKYCDKKPSIMINTQNIDHQIKISVADNGKGIPKEIQGMIFEKFYRVSSGNIHDVKGFGIGLFYVKNMVKRHNGKIEVSSNINEGSTFSLWFNTIKSYDNR, from the coding sequence ATGAATAATAAAGTAATACGAAATATTATTATATTGGCATTTATTTCATTAACAGGAATAATTTTCACACAAATTTTTTGGGTAAAACAAATGCTCGATTTAAAAGAAAACGAGTTTGAAAATAATTCACTAATGGCACTTCGCGGAATTGCATTAGACATCATCAAAGAAACCAATGATGATAAAGTTTATTTTAGAATAGAATCACCACAAATAAATACAAAAACTATAGAATTTAGTGAACCAATTAAAATAATAGACTTTTTAAATGTTGTGCTTGCTAATTATAAACAACAAAAAATAAGTAGTGTAATAGAGTATAATATTTATAGCAAAAACAAACAGATAGAACACAGAACACTACAACTCAACAAAAAATACAATTCGCTAAAAAAAGTAGACTACTATTTTGTAGATAAAATAGAAATCATATATCTCAAAAAAATATCATTTTACTATGATGAAGATTTGCGTTTACTACTATTCTTTTCTGTAGTACTAATTATTGTACTCGGATTTTTTGCTTATACCATCAATGTCATTTTAAGACAAAAACAACTCTCAGAAATTAAGACCGATTTTGTAAACAACATGACACACGAATTTAAAACACCAATTGCAACTATAGAGTTATCTAGCAATGTTTTAATGAAAGACGACATCATCAACAATCCAACACGATTAAAAAATTATGCAACCATTATTAGAGATGAAAACAAACGACTAAAAAAACAAGTAGAAGCAGTTTTACAAGTATCTCAGCTAGAATCAAAACAAATACAATTAGATTTAACAAACATTAACCTACACGAAATCATTACTACTGTTAGCAAAAACTTTAAACCACGACTTACAGAACTAGAAGGGACACTTCAGCTACAATTAAATGCAACAAACTGCGTTATACAAGGAGATGAAATGCACATTAAAAATATTATTTTTAACTTGCTAGACAATGCCATTAAGTATTGCGACAAAAAACCAAGTATAATGATCAATACTCAAAATATAGACCATCAAATAAAAATTTCAGTAGCAGATAACGGAAAAGGCATACCTAAAGAAATTCAAGGCATGATTTTTGAAAAGTTTTATAGAGTAAGTAGTGGCAATATTCATGATGTTAAAGGGTTTGGTATTGGTTTATTTTATGTAAAGAATATGGTAAAACGACACAATGGAAAAATAGAAGTAAGTAGCAATATAAATGAAGGTTCTACATTTTCATTATGGTTTAATACAATTAAGAGTTATGACAATAGATAA
- the mazG gene encoding nucleoside triphosphate pyrophosphohydrolase, with amino-acid sequence MSESAIAFERLLEIMNDLRAKCPWDMKQTTQSLRKLTIEETYELSEAILENDSKAIKEELGDLFLHLVFYSKIAQEQNEFTVAEVLNGVCEKLIFRHPHIYGDVEVADEEEVKRNWEQLKLKEGKKSILEGVPNGLPAMNKAQRVQEKVKQVGFDWDNSEQVFEKIHEELSELKIALQNNDTDEIEDELGDVLFSIINLARFKHIDAEAALEKTNKKFIKRFQWMENNSNKNNLNLQDMSIAELEALWQQAKQYD; translated from the coding sequence ATGTCGGAATCTGCTATTGCTTTTGAAAGATTATTGGAAATTATGAACGATTTACGAGCAAAATGTCCTTGGGATATGAAGCAGACGACTCAATCGTTGCGAAAATTAACCATAGAAGAAACTTACGAACTTTCTGAAGCCATTTTAGAAAATGATAGTAAAGCAATTAAAGAAGAGCTAGGCGATTTATTTCTACATTTGGTTTTTTATAGTAAAATTGCTCAAGAACAAAATGAGTTTACAGTAGCAGAAGTTTTAAATGGTGTTTGCGAAAAACTAATTTTTAGGCATCCACATATTTATGGAGATGTTGAAGTTGCTGATGAAGAAGAAGTAAAACGAAATTGGGAACAGTTAAAACTAAAAGAAGGTAAAAAATCTATTTTAGAAGGCGTGCCAAATGGTTTGCCTGCAATGAATAAAGCACAAAGAGTACAAGAAAAAGTAAAGCAAGTTGGTTTTGATTGGGACAATAGCGAACAGGTTTTTGAGAAAATTCATGAAGAACTAAGCGAACTAAAAATTGCTTTACAAAACAATGATACTGATGAAATAGAAGACGAATTAGGCGATGTTTTATTCTCTATTATTAATTTGGCAAGATTTAAACACATAGATGCCGAAGCTGCTTTAGAAAAAACGAACAAAAAATTCATCAAAAGATTTCAGTGGATGGAAAACAACAGCAACAAAAATAATTTAAATTTACAAGATATGTCTATTGCTGAATTAGAAGCACTTTGGCAACAAGCAAAACAGTACGATTAA